The following coding sequences are from one Bufo bufo chromosome 2, aBufBuf1.1, whole genome shotgun sequence window:
- the HMGCS1 gene encoding hydroxymethylglutaryl-CoA synthase, cytoplasmic, with protein sequence MPGSLPASAEASWPKDVGIVALEIYFPAQYVDQEELEKFDGVGAGKYTIGLGQSKMGFCSDREDINSLCLTVVQRLMERNNLSYDCIGRLEVGTETIIDKSKSVKTVLMQLFEDSGNTDVEGIDTTNACYGGTAALFNAVNWVESSSWDGRYALVVAGDIAVYATGSARPTGGAGAVAMLVGPNATLVLERGLRGTHMQHAYDFYKPDMVSEYPVVDGKLSIQCYLSALDRCYSTYRKKIQAQWQKEGIDRPFTLDDFSFMVFHSPYCKLVQKSLARLLLNDFISDPSPDTESGVYAGLDSFRDVKLEDTYFDRDVEKTFLKSSAEVFDQKTKASLLVSRENGNMYTPSVYGCLASVLAQYSPQQLAGQRIGVFSYGSGFAATLYSIKVSQDATPGSSLDKLTSSLSDLKARLDSRRNVPPSVFAENMKLREDTHHLASYIPQGSVDDLFAGTWYLLRVDEKHRRYYACTSLLNDGPLEATLESVHSTNSTEHFPSPAKKVPRIPTETVAISVESGEH encoded by the exons ATGCCTGGATCTCTTCCTGCCTCCGCTGAAGCCTCCTGGCCTAAAGATGTGGGAATTGTCGCTTTGGAGATCTACTTCCCAGCGCAGTACGTAGACCAGGAAGAGCTGGAGAAGTTTGATGGGGTCGGAGCAGGGAAGTACACCATTGGCTTGGGCCAGTCTAAGATGGGCTTCTGCTCAGACAGAGAAGACATCAACTCCCTGTGCCTGACCGTggtccagaggctgatggagaggAACAACCTGTCGTACGACTGCATCGGAAGATTAGAAGTGGGAACGGAAACTATCATCGACAAGTCCAAATCTGTAAAGACTGTTCTCAtgcagctgtttgaagactctggaaACACAGACGTTGAGGGCATTGACACGACGAATgcttgttatgggggcaccgcaGCGCTCTTCAACGCTGTGAACTGGGTGGAGTCGAGCTCTTGGGATG GACGCTATGCCCTGGTGGTTGCTGGAGACATTGCTGTGTACGCCACAGGAAGTGCCAGGCCAACAGGAGGGGCAGGAGCCGTTGCCATGCTCGTGGGGCCAAACGCTACCCTCGTATTAGAAAGAG GGTTGCGTGGAACACACATGCAACATGCTTACGACTTCTACAAACCTGACATGGTGTCTGAATATCCAGTTGTTGACGGGAAGTTGTCCATCCAGTGCTATCTCAGCGCATTGGATCGCTGCTATTCCACTTACCGCAAGAAAATCCAGGCACAGTGGCAGAAAG aggGAATTGATAGGCCATTCACTCTGGATGACTTCAGCTTCATGGTTTTTCACTCTCCTTACTGCAAACTTGTGCAGAAATCTCTTGCTCGTCTGTTACTGAATGACTTCATTAGCGATCCAAGTCCAGACACGGAGAGTGGAGTCTATGCTGGCCTCGACTCATTCCG GGATGTGAAATTGGAGGATACCTACTTTGACAGAGACGTAGAAAAAACCTTCCTGAAGTCCAGTGCCGAAGTCTTTGATCAGAAGACAAAAGCGTCATTGCTGGTGTCTCGAGAGAACGGCAACATGTACACCCCCTCTGTATATGGCTGCCTCGCCTCTGTGCTAGCTCA GTATTCCCCTCAGCAGTTAGCAGGGCAGAGGATTGGAGTGTTTTCCTATGGATCTGGTTTTGCTGCTACTTTATACTCTATTAAAGTTTCCCAAGATGCCACACCTG GCTCCTCTCTGGATAAGCTGACTTCCAGTCTGTCTGACTTGAAAGCAAGATTGGACTCCAGGAGAAATGTTCCTCCCAGTGTCTTTGCAGAAAACATGAAGTTAAGAGAAGACACTCATCATTTAG CCAGTTACATACCtcagggctctgtggatgacctgTTTGCTGGCACATGGTACCTGCTGCGGGTGGATGAGAAGCACAGGAGGTATTATGCGTGTACCTCATTACTGAATGATGGTCCTCTGGAGGCAACGCTGGAATCAGTCCACTCAACAAACTCTACTGAG CACTTCCCAAGCCCTGCTAAGAAGGTGCCCAGAATCCCCACAGAGACTGTGGCCATTTCTGTCGAAAGCGGAGAGCACTGA
- the NIM1K gene encoding serine/threonine-protein kinase NIM1 isoform X2 produces MLTMTAMYMNGGGPGNQRYSRWNRQDSLEDYVRSECYEQDGEGKPRKLTPFEKLNQDMSRDEKTVKEMALGKRIGLYRLRGEIGSGNFSQVKLGIHVLTKEKVAIKILDKTKLDQKTQRLLSREISSMEQLHHPNIIRLYEVVETLSKMHLVMEHAGGGELFAKINTDGKLSESESKVIFSQIVSAVKHMHDNQIIHRDLKAENVFYTSNTCVKVGDFGFSTISKKDETLNTFCGSPPYAAPELFRDEHYIGIFVDIWALGILLYFMVTGSMPFRADTVAKLKKCILDGTYTIPPYISEPCQRLIKGMLQPAPSERCSVDYIMNSEWMHGIQYPKPLEPFSLDPKHLLDTSTLKDDETEVKNTLENLGITEDHILNNQGRDSRSSITGIYRIVLHRIQKKRTVESVPIITNPEPKEKPTKRPHRTRREIRYIWY; encoded by the exons ATGTTGACCATGACGGCAATGTATATGAATGGAGGAGGTCCTGGCAACCAGCGGTACTCCCGCTGGAACCGCCAGGACAGCTTGGAAGATTATGTCCGGTCAGAGTGCTACGAACAAGATGGAGAGGGGAAACCGCGCAAGCTAACACCCTTTGAGAAGCTCAACCAAGACATGTCACGTGACGAGAAGACAGTCAAGGAGATGGCTCTGGGTAAAAGAATCGGTCTTTATAGGTTGCGTGGGGAAATTGGAAGTGGAAATTTCTCACAAGTGAAACTTGGGATTCATGTACTTACCAAAG aaaaagtggcaataaaaatATTGGACAAGACCAAGCTGGACCAGAAAACACAGCGCCTGTTGTCACGAGAGATTTCCAGTATGGAGCAACTGCATCACCCTAACATCATCAGACTTTATGAGGTGGTGGAGACTCTGTCTAAGATGCATCTTGTGATGGAGCACGCGGGTGGAGGGGAGCTTTTTGCCAAAATTAACACAGACGGAAAATTATCTGAATCGGAAAGCAAAGTGATCTTTTCACAGATAGTGTCTGCTGTGAAGCATATG CATGATAACCAAATCATACACAGAGACTTGAAAGCCGAAAATGTCTTCTACACCAGCAACACATGTGTGAAGGTCGGAGACTTTGGATTTAGCACAATAAGTAAAAAAGACGAGACTCTGAACACCTTTTGCGGCTCTCCTCCATATGCTGCCCCAGAACTTTTCCGAGATGAACACTACATCGGCATTTTTGTTGATATCTGGGCATTGGGCATTCTCCTATACTTTATGGTGACAGGCAGTATGCCATTCCGGGCAGACACAGTGGCCAAATTAAAGAAGTGCATTCTTGATGGAACGTATACCATTCCTCCGTACATATCCGAACCCTGCCAGAGGCTGATCAAAGGGATGCTTCAGCCTGCACCTTCGGAAAGATGCAGTGTGGATTACATCATGAACAGTGAATGGATGCATGGTATACAGTATCCAAAACCATTAGAACCTTTCAGTCTGGATCCAAAACACCTGTTGGATACAAGTACCCTTAAGGACGATGAAACAGAAGTGAAGAACACTTTGGAAAATTTGGGCATTACGGAGGATCATATTCTTAACAACCAGGGCAGAGACTCTCGCAGCTCAATAACGGGGATTTATCGGATTGTACTCCACAGAATCCAGAAGAAAAGAACGGTGGAGAGCGTTCCAATCATAACCAATCCAGAACCAAAAGAAAAGCCCACAAAGAGGCCTCACCGAACCCGCCGAGAAATCAG gtaCATATGGTACTGA
- the NIM1K gene encoding serine/threonine-protein kinase NIM1 isoform X1 gives MLTMTAMYMNGGGPGNQRYSRWNRQDSLEDYVRSECYEQDGEGKPRKLTPFEKLNQDMSRDEKTVKEMALGKRIGLYRLRGEIGSGNFSQVKLGIHVLTKEKVAIKILDKTKLDQKTQRLLSREISSMEQLHHPNIIRLYEVVETLSKMHLVMEHAGGGELFAKINTDGKLSESESKVIFSQIVSAVKHMHDNQIIHRDLKAENVFYTSNTCVKVGDFGFSTISKKDETLNTFCGSPPYAAPELFRDEHYIGIFVDIWALGILLYFMVTGSMPFRADTVAKLKKCILDGTYTIPPYISEPCQRLIKGMLQPAPSERCSVDYIMNSEWMHGIQYPKPLEPFSLDPKHLLDTSTLKDDETEVKNTLENLGITEDHILNNQGRDSRSSITGIYRIVLHRIQKKRTVESVPIITNPEPKEKPTKRPHRTRREIRHTSKFCSIL, from the exons ATGTTGACCATGACGGCAATGTATATGAATGGAGGAGGTCCTGGCAACCAGCGGTACTCCCGCTGGAACCGCCAGGACAGCTTGGAAGATTATGTCCGGTCAGAGTGCTACGAACAAGATGGAGAGGGGAAACCGCGCAAGCTAACACCCTTTGAGAAGCTCAACCAAGACATGTCACGTGACGAGAAGACAGTCAAGGAGATGGCTCTGGGTAAAAGAATCGGTCTTTATAGGTTGCGTGGGGAAATTGGAAGTGGAAATTTCTCACAAGTGAAACTTGGGATTCATGTACTTACCAAAG aaaaagtggcaataaaaatATTGGACAAGACCAAGCTGGACCAGAAAACACAGCGCCTGTTGTCACGAGAGATTTCCAGTATGGAGCAACTGCATCACCCTAACATCATCAGACTTTATGAGGTGGTGGAGACTCTGTCTAAGATGCATCTTGTGATGGAGCACGCGGGTGGAGGGGAGCTTTTTGCCAAAATTAACACAGACGGAAAATTATCTGAATCGGAAAGCAAAGTGATCTTTTCACAGATAGTGTCTGCTGTGAAGCATATG CATGATAACCAAATCATACACAGAGACTTGAAAGCCGAAAATGTCTTCTACACCAGCAACACATGTGTGAAGGTCGGAGACTTTGGATTTAGCACAATAAGTAAAAAAGACGAGACTCTGAACACCTTTTGCGGCTCTCCTCCATATGCTGCCCCAGAACTTTTCCGAGATGAACACTACATCGGCATTTTTGTTGATATCTGGGCATTGGGCATTCTCCTATACTTTATGGTGACAGGCAGTATGCCATTCCGGGCAGACACAGTGGCCAAATTAAAGAAGTGCATTCTTGATGGAACGTATACCATTCCTCCGTACATATCCGAACCCTGCCAGAGGCTGATCAAAGGGATGCTTCAGCCTGCACCTTCGGAAAGATGCAGTGTGGATTACATCATGAACAGTGAATGGATGCATGGTATACAGTATCCAAAACCATTAGAACCTTTCAGTCTGGATCCAAAACACCTGTTGGATACAAGTACCCTTAAGGACGATGAAACAGAAGTGAAGAACACTTTGGAAAATTTGGGCATTACGGAGGATCATATTCTTAACAACCAGGGCAGAGACTCTCGCAGCTCAATAACGGGGATTTATCGGATTGTACTCCACAGAATCCAGAAGAAAAGAACGGTGGAGAGCGTTCCAATCATAACCAATCCAGAACCAAAAGAAAAGCCCACAAAGAGGCCTCACCGAACCCGCCGAGAAATCAGGCACACGTCTAAATTTTGTTCCATTTTATAA